Genomic window (Primulina eburnea isolate SZY01 chromosome 8, ASM2296580v1, whole genome shotgun sequence):
TGATTATATTGTTACCGTCGCTAATCGTTCTCGGTTAATCCCCAGACAATCCTCGCCAGCACCTTACCGCCCGCAAAGATTTTCGAGCACCACCCCACGTCTGCCTAGCGCCACTGTAGATGAAATGGATCAATATAGTGGAGATGAACAATCGTACATCCCCCAAGTCGGTGATGATCAGAAACCCCAGATTGGTATGAGATTTGATTCGttagaggatgcattctcattCTACAACCAATATGCCCGAGAATCCGGTTTTAGCGCGAGAATGAGTAATAGCAAGAAAAgtaagaaaacaaacgaaattgTATGGAAGAAATTTGTATGCTTTAAAGAAGGGCATACAGATGATATTCGATGGAGCAAACAGACAAAAAAAGATCAACCAAGAAAAGAAAGAGCCCGTGGTGAGACTAGAACCGGATGTTTGTCCAAGATTTCAGTTGTCAAGGAACAAACAGGTCCGGGTTGGGTTGTCAGTACTTTCGTTGAAAGTCATAATCATTCATTATCGACTCCGTCGAAGGTGCATTTGTTACGCTCGCATCGCGGTATTTCTGCATCAAAAAAAATGTTGAGTCAACAATTTGCAGAAGCCAATGTGCCAACTTGTCAACAAATGAGATTATTTGAGATAGAGTCTGGTGGGCCTGAACATGTAGGTTTCATAGAAAGAGATATCAGAAACTACGAGCAAAGTGTTAGGGATGAGCATAAGGGTATTGATGCAGAAACATTGGTCGATTTCTTCGAATCTGAGAAAGAGAAGAATTCATTGTTCTTTTTT
Coding sequences:
- the LOC140837911 gene encoding protein FAR1-RELATED SEQUENCE 5-like, which translates into the protein MDQYSGDEQSYIPQVGDDQKPQIGMRFDSLEDAFSFYNQYARESGFSARMSNSKKSKKTNEIVWKKFVCFKEGHTDDIRWSKQTKKDQPRKERARGETRTGCLSKISVVKEQTGPGWVVSTFVESHNHSLSTPSKVHLLRSHRGISASKKMLSQQFAEANVPTCQQMRLFEIESGGPEHVGFIERDIRNYEQSVRDEHKGIDAETLVDFFESEKEKNSLFFFDYETDSDNRFTRCFWTDHVSRRAYTAFGDVVVFDTTYNTNKYGMLFAPFVGVNHHHQTILFGCGLLSDEKTDSFVWLLNKFLEAMCQGAPNLIITDQDPALTKAISQMRNLRVPGKLLCLTLTWNNMIGCR